The Ovis aries strain OAR_USU_Benz2616 breed Rambouillet chromosome 6, ARS-UI_Ramb_v3.0, whole genome shotgun sequence DNA segment AGTTCTTCAGTACCCAATCTTCACTTTACCTCTTATCCCCCAGCCCACCACCAGAGCCCTCCTTTGCCTTTACAAAATTCATAATCATTTTAGGCCATAGTACCAATGACTTTGAAATATGCTTATAAGTTAGTCAGTTCTTGGGAATGAAGTAAAAATGAATACCTCAGCATGCCCTGAGTATTTTATGAGCCTGGCAGTCTCATTtccacttaatcctcacaatccCCTGTGTGATGAgtgttcttatctcttctttacTAACAAGATTATTGATGTTCAGAAAGATTTAAGTCATTTACCCAATTTTACATAGCTATTTACAATCAGGGCCTAGATTTAAATCAAAGTATTTGAGTCCAGTGCTCTTGACACTGCTGTACACCACTGTGCAACGCAGACTTCAAAGTCTGCTTCAAATTGAAGCGAAAGTTCACGCTTTCAGTAAAATCCAATTTGGTGGTTATTGCATTTGTCCAGGAGAAAGATAATGATCTTTGTCAGAGGTTATTGTAATAGAGCTAAGACAAAAAGGCTAAGATATTTTGGTGACATGGCCTACAGGATTTGCCTAGGTATTAAAAGGGGCAGTGAAAATGAGCAGATGCAAAGAAACAAGCATGACTTCTAACTCTCTAGATGGGTGGTGGGACCATTTACTAAGATAGGGAAGTTCACAGAAAGAACAGCTttggaggtggggtggagggggagaggAGAATGAAGGGAGCTTTTCTAATACAGAAATCTTTGATATCTTTAATACATAAAACTTTGATGTCTTTGAGATATTCAGACAGATTATCTGTTGGGGAAGATGGTGGCCTGAATTCTACCTTCTCATCTGCCACTTACTAAATCTCCTGAGTGAAACAGAAACTGTGATAGGACAGTGGGCAGAGCTCAGAGGAGTGTGTAAAGCCAAGTGGGTTCTGCAATCAAGGGGAGAAAAGTAGAGGGTTTTATACAACAACCTCATTATTTCTGAGACTGTGAGAGGGCTAATGCACCCACTAGGGATGCATGCGGAATAGGAaaggggaacccactccagtgttcttgcctgcagaatcccagggacgggggagcctgctgggctgccgtctatggggtcgcacagagtcggacacgactgaagtgacttagcagcagcagcagcagggacacaTGGGGCAGATTGCTCCGTCTTCTGAGGACACATAGCTGTCCAACAGGAGAGAAGCCTGTGCTCCTTCTATGATGCCCAGATTTAAGAACACTTTCAGTTTATCTTTACAGGCAAAGAGTGATAGAGCCTGGACttacaaaaaggaaattaaaaccaaACCTTGAGAAATCTACCTGCTAGAAACAAGACAAAGAACCAGAGTACCTAGATTAAGTTTACTTCATGGactaaaacagaaaagataagATCTCTTAATTATGGCAGGAAAATAAGGAGATtacatgtatcatttttaaatttaaaattccagTTGTTGAAAGACGTTACCATGGAAAAGTGAAGAAATACATCAAAACACAAACAGATTTGCAAAGTATCTAAGCATCACAAGGCAAAAAATAACAGGTTAGAAGAGAGGTCTAGCTTAGCAATGTGGAGTCACTCACTTGAATAGAATTTCATGTGCAGAAAAATGTTCTATTTACCTTTACCTCCAGAATCAACCTCTGCAACTctctattagaaaataaatttgtgcCTACTAGACATTTCACAATTAAAACATGGCTAGCTAGGCACTGCTAATATATACCAATAGCATTAATTAAAATGAGCATATAATGcaaacagtggaagcagagtaCCTGGCACATAAAAGGGCCTCAACAAGTTTTAGTTTCCCTTCTGCTTCAGGAAGCAAGTGTTTGTCCCTTACTTTTactttttgaagttttatttatcatttatttatctatcatcctcttttttaaatagtcttataaaaatgaatgtacctacatattgttattattttctgaGTTACTCCTTTCAATAAAAAGCAAgttctagttttttgaggaatttccataaTCTTCTCTGCAGATTGGCTGTAGCagtttacattcccgccaacTGTGcagcagggttcccttttctccacatcctctccagcatctattgtttgtagattttttgatgatggccattctgactgctgtgagctgatacctcactgtagttttgatttgcaatcagaaaccaacacaacattgcaaaaattaaaaaattaaaaagcaagttCTTCCTTTTTTACCATTGCTTCTATTAAGAGAAGAAAGTACAAGCTTCTAGAATATGTATTTTTGACTTATATTTCCCCTAGGGTATAAATAAATCTTCACTGACACAATCACACATGTTATAAAGGTAAGTTTGTGTATGGAAATAGTTTCTCTGGCCACCACTGAAATAGAATGCAATGAGCGATGCAGACAAATATCTCTCttatggccacaggactggaaaaggtcagttttcattccaatcccaaaagtgaagatgaactaaaaagcttcttgatgaaagtgaaagagaagagtgaaaaagttggcttaaagctcaacgttcagaaatcGAAGATCGATTGGCGGAGACAGCTGCGCGCCGAGGCCCGAGCGGCCCGGCCCAGCCCGCGGCGGCTCCGCGTTAGTCAGTCATGGGGCGGCCGCCCAGAGCCGCCGCGGGGGCGGCGGGGCTCGGGGCTCGGGGGTCCGGCTGAGCCGGCCGCGGATAGCGAGCCGGCCGCGGATAGCGAGCCTGCCGCGAAGGCGACTGAGGCGGACGCGGGGCGACCCCGGCGGCAGCGGCCGCGGGGGAAGCGGGAGCCGCCTGGGATGTTCAGTCATGAAACGGGTCCGCACGGAGCAGATCCAGATGGCCGTGTCCTGCTACCTCAAACGCCGGCAGTACGGGGACGCGGACGGCCCGCTGAAGCAAGGCCTGCGGCTGTCGCAGAGCACCGAGGAGATGGCTGCCAGCCTCACAGTCCAATCTGAATCTGGTTGTACCAACATAGTGTCCGCAGCCCCTTGCCAGGCAGAGCCCCAGCAATATGAAGTACAGTTCGGACAGCTGCGGAATTTTCTCACTGATTCTGACTCCCAGCacagccatgaagtgatgcctcTCCTCTACCCTCTCTTTGTCTACCTCCACCTCAACCTGATCCAGAATAGTCCGAAGAGCACAGTGGAAAGCTTTTACAGCCGCTTCCATGGAATGTTTCTGCAGAACGCCAGCCAGAAGGATGTCATCGAGCAGCTCCAGACCACTCAGACCATCCAGGACATCCTGTCTAACTTCCGGCTGCGAGCCTTCCTGGACAACAAGTACGTGGTTCGTCTGCAGGAAGACAGCTACAACTACCTTCTCCGCTACCTCCAGAGTGACAACAACGCCGCGCTGTGCAGGATCTTCGCCTGGCACATCCATCTGGATGTGCAGCCCGCCAAGAGGACGGACTACCAGCTCTACGCCAGTGGTGGCTCCTCCCGCGGCGAGGGTGGCGGCCTGGAGCCCGCCGACATGCCAGCGCCCATCCTGCAGAATGAGGCTGCGCTGGAGCTCCTGCAGGAGAGCATCAAGCGCGTCAAGGACGGTCCCCCTTCCCTCACCACCATCTACTTCTACGCCTTCTACAACACAGAGCAGCTGCTGAACACTGCAGAGGTCTCCCCAGATAGCAAGCTGCTCGCAGCAGGCTTTGACAACTCCTGTGTAAAACTGTGGAGTCTGCGTTCTAAGAAGTTAAAGTCCGAACCCCATCACGTAAATGTGTCCCGCATCCACTTGGCTTGTGATTTCCTAGAGGAGGAGGATGACGAGGACGACAACGCAGGCACGGAGATGAAGGTCCTGCGGGGACACTGCGGGCCAGTGTACAGCACCAGGTTCCTCGCGGACAGCTCGGGGCTGCTCTCCTACTCTGAGGACATGTCCATCAGGTACTGGGACCTGGGCAGCTTCACCAACACCGTGCTGTACCAGGGCCACGCCTACCCCGTGTGGGACCTGGACATCAGCCCGCAGAGCCTGTACTTCGCCAGCGGGTCCCACGACCGCACGGCCCGGCTGTGGTCATTTGATCGGACGTACCCACTGCGAATCTATGCTGGGCACCTGGCAGACGTGGACTGCGTCAAGTTCCACCCCAATTCAAACTACTTAGCCACGGGCTCAACCGACAAAACGGTGCGGCTGTGGAGCACTCAGCAGGGGAACTCGGTGAGACTCTTCACGGGCCACCGCGGCCCTGTGCTCTCCCTGGCTTTTTCCCCCAACGGTAAGTACCTGGCATCAGCGGGTGAGGACCAGAGGCTGAAGCTGTGGGACTTGGCGTCCGGGACCCTCTACAAAGAGCTGCGGGGCCACACGGACAACATCACCAGCCTGACCTTCAGCCCAGACAGCAGTCTGGTCGCATCCGCGTCCATGGACAACTCCGTGCGCGTCTGGGACATCCGAGGCGCGCACTGCAGCACACCCGCCGACGGCTCGTCCAGCGAGCTCGTGGGCGTCTACACCGGCCAGGTGAGCAATGTGCTGGGTGTGCAGTTCATGGCCTGCAACCTCCTGCTGGTGACTGGAGTCACACAGGAAAATCAGGAACATTGATTTGGATCTTTGATATGGCAGACTGGGGCATGCGAAGGGCTCCATATGGCAAGTCTTAGGACAGACGGAATCACTGACTGACTGTGAAAGACTCCCCATGTCCCCGCTTGCCCTGCAGATGTTCTGAAACCACCACTCTCCACTTAGCCCCGAAGTGTGGAAGGATAGGGGCAGGAAGGGTGGTGATGGGGAGCAAACGTGAGATAGGAATCACGGAGATCCCACTGTGTCCTCGTGTGGCCTCTCCCTATCTCTGGCGCCAAGGTGCCCTTGCCTCGCTGGGGCTGCACTTGACCTGAGGATGTTTGCCAGGCACCCTCCCCAGGAGCAGTGCCACAGGGTCACTGGGTGGGAGGGACTCTATACAGGTAGGAAAGTGGAGTGAGAATTAGGAAAGGGGGCAGGGTCATCCTGGCAAAcgtctttccttttctgtgattACAAAGAACCaggattttttattattgttattataattattattgagAAGAGGAAACCTAGCACTGGCAGAGGGGGCCTTCTCTGCTCTCATCTTTCAGGTTTTACTCCTGGCACTGGCTGTGACACTTGGAATTTTGAGGTTCAGGGAATTCAGAGAACTTGGTCGCACAGTGTATTGGGAGAAAGGGAAAACTCCTGGGGGACAGTTGGGTCACTCCAGCTGACATGCTTCTAGAAGTGGGTGAGCAGATTTGACTGAGAAAGTCTTGGGCTCTTACAGCAATGGTGGGAAAGAAAGAGTCTTTTTGTGGCTGCACTTCTGTTAACAATTTTCTTCCCCGAAAGGATGGATTGtggtaaagaaatgaaaataattagaagtgaaaagtcaaaagaaagaattaaaaaatgttgaatttcCCAATGATTTCGAGGTGTGGCTTTTCCAGCATCTTTTCCTCCTGAGATCATCCCTCCCACCTGCTTTGCAATAGCAGTTTAACGAACAGTCTGTGAAACAAATCGtaagtacaaacacacacatcgaAAACTATGCTCTGAGGATGAAGCGACTTCTAATTTGTGGGAAAAGgattaaatatttctgttttctgaaaagagttattttgtattttgttttctattaaaatgtgtttagtttaaaaaaaaaaaaaagaaatcgaagatcatggcatctggtcccaccacttcatggctttggtaaatagatggggaaatagtggaaatggtgtcagactttattttgggggggctccaaaatcactgcagatggtgattgcagccatgaagttaaaagatgcttgctccttggaaggaaagttatgaccaacctagatagcatattcaaaagcagagacattactttgccaacaaaggcccatttggtcaaggctatggtttttccagtggtcatgtatggatgtgagagttggactgtgaagaaagctgagtgccgaagaattgatgcttttgaagtgtggtgttggagaagattcttgagagtcccttagactgcaaggagatccaaccagtccatcctaaatgagatcagtcctgtgtgttcattggatggactgatgctggagctgaaactccaatactttggccacctcatgtgaagagttgactcattggaaaagaccctgatgctgggagggattgggggcaggaggagaaggggacaacagaggatgagatggctggatggtatcaccagctcgatggacatgagtttgggtaaactctgggagttggtgatggacagggaggcctggcgtgctgcgattcacggggtcgcaaagagacggacacgactgagtgactgaactgaacttagtatAATGTAAGTGttgtgaaaacaaaaaatatattttctttttaatttagcaCTGTAGAGCATAGGGCTTTGGTTTCTCTAGAAAAGTGGCATTATTGTAGAACAATTGTAATTTAAGGATATAATTTATTAAGTAAACAAAGATAACTGAACTTCTTTCTTAAGGTTATACCTTTACATGGTTCATTTAACTGTTCTTTccaaggtgaggtgaggtgaagttgctcagtcgtgtctgactctttgcgaccccatggactgtagcctaccagccttctccgtccatgggattctccaggcaagaataatggagtgggttaccatttccttctccaggggatcttcccaacccagggatcgaacccgggtctcgcgcattggaggcagacgctttaacctctgagccaccagggaagccccttctttctAAATATCTGGCTAAATATAAAGACCAAGAgcaataataatgattttaattaggtttaaaacatttgaaataatttttgcttttaagtttACTTAAATACTGTTTTTGAATTCTTATTATGTGCATGATAGGGCAAAACACTGGTAAGAAAAAGATAACTGATATTTCTTGCAATCAAAATTTTCATAACATCGACTGTAAAGTTAAGATATCCTCAATCAAAAGGTATTTATTGAATGTCAAGAACTATGTTAAGTTTTGGAGACACAAAGATTAATAATGCATGTTATATTTCCTTCTCTCCCAtatccagagagaagaaaatagaaacaggcTTGACTATAATATGTATCTGTGTTATAATATGCCAGGAttaactgtgtgtatgtgtgctaagtcgcttcagtcgtgtccagctctttgcatccctatggaccAGGTCCCTATGGACcaggacccaccaggctcctctgtccctgggattctccagataagaatattggagtgggctgccatgtcctcctcaagggatcttcctgacccagggatcgaacctgcctctcttacacctcctgcactggcagctgggttctttaccgttagtgccacctgggaagcccactaggtCTAATTAGGAAGTATCTAACCCTACCTGCATGAAGAAATATGAGGGAAGCTACTCCAAGAGTGAGCTTGAGGTACTACTCTCCCAAAGCTTAGGGAGAAATTTTTACAGGGAAAGAAACTGGATTGGGACTTTCCAAGGGTGAGCATGTACAAATCATGCAGATTTATTTCAAGGTAACTACAAATAAGGACAGCATCATTTACAAATCATGTTTTTTAGTGTGTCATATACTGtagagaaaaaattaattttcagtgaCTGATCTTATTTTctacagaaatacagaaaagagtAATCTCAAATATTCCAGATTTATGCCgtttcaaaaaaacaaagtatGCACACCTTCAAGATAAAAAGTCAACAGCAAAAGACACTGGCTGGCTCAACATTTTGGACCACAATATATTAATAAcaacatattaataatatattttaaaggacaaGCTATGTCAACACATAACAAGACATGAACTCTGTTATTTTGCAAATGATATCAGCCTAGTCCTTTTTCTGGTCAGGCCCATTCTCAAGAAAACAGATCTCTCTTTGCAACTTCTAGAATATAGAAAGATGAGGTGACCTGGCATTTGATTTCAGTTCTTTCCTCTCCTAAACCCTCTTCTGTAGAAGGGTAATCGAGGCAGAAATTTTCTTGAGTCTCTCCCCTTCTGTATGTCAAAAGATCCTAAACCTTaactggagtagaaaatggcaacccactgcagtattcttgggaaattctatggacagagaatcatcgaagtctacagtccatggggcctcaaagagttggacatgactgagcacacacacacttttaatttcattacatttttgtGTTATTTGCTAGATGTATGCCTTTAAAGTAAACCACATTTTAAACCATATTTCAACATTCTTTCCTATTCTACCATGAAAGAAGTCTCAAAAACATGACTTGGCCCCAATATTCATAATAAATGACAATTTGTTTTTTGTTAATCCCTGTTGAAATTGGTCTTGTTTAATTGAATAGCTGAAATATTGGCAAATAGATTTACTTCTATTGTTCTATAAACCATATAATTTTTAAggctattttctattttaattattttcctctaAATACTAGCAAGCCAGATCTGCTCCTTCAGGAGAGAATATTTAAGTGTATAACAAAGAAGCCTTTTGCCTTAAACAAAGGAACCACTCTTCAGTCTAAGCTCAAGTGACAGATTCAATTGGATTTTTGATTTGTATAACAACCACGAAAAACCTATCACCTTGCCCAGCAAGTAAGCTTTCTGTGTGCTTGTCATTTCTGTTGCAAAGGAATTATCATGGAAAACAGCGCTTGTGAGGAAGGCCATATATAACCTAAGAGAGGCTCAACTGATGGAAATAAAGATCCTGGTCTGTCCTTTACTTTCCTGAAAGCAATTCTCAGGCAATCAGAATCTCTCTGGAAATCTCTATTTTCACTAGGAAAATGTATAATATTTTGCCTTCTACTTTGCTGGAATGAAGCCATACACATTAAACTGTCCTCAGCATTTCAAACATAGTATTAATCTGCtcaggttgccataacaaaataacaTAGACTGctctttaaacaacagaaatattttctcacaattcagGGGGCTAGAAGTATAAGTTCAAGTGTCATCAAGAGTGGTCTTTCAGCCATGTTTGCAGATGGCTGCAACCCTCTGTCTTCACGTGGTCTTCCTTCTGTGTGTCTGTATTCTaattgtcttttccttttataaCACCAGTTATATTGGTTTAGGTCCCACCCTAATGatcttattttaacttaattatctctttaaagaagACCTGTCTCCACATACCATCACACGCTGAGGTACtgaggttaggacttcaacatataaatttgggggAGTGACATCCGCAAGATGGCCAGATAAGATGTCCCTCATCATACCCcttcaacaacaacaattggAAATCTATCCATAAACAATAGTGCCTTTCTGGTAGCTGGGGGATCCAGGTAGAAGACTAAAACCACCATGCAATACAAGAATGAGAATCACTTTGAGAAGATAGACTTGCACCCTGGAGGATGGCTTACCTACCATGGTCCCAGCTATAGACCCAGAAACAACTCCACACCTCAGAGGACTTGGCCACATCCCCATCTGGCTTTGGTTCTGTTACCAGCACCATACCTGGCAAGTCTTGCCCACTGGGAGTCAGATAATAAACATATAGACCTCAAACTCTGTTCACTCCATAAACCCTGGAGTGGCCCTTAGCTGTGAACCAGGGGTCCCTTGAAAAAACTGACTTAGATGGTCACCCATGGATCAGAGAACCTTTGTGGAAGTCTGGGATTCCAATAGAGAAATTGcagtacaaaatttaaaaaataatctgagaTTGGATGCCCTGGAAAGAGTAAGAGGAACTAACTGACTTTGTACACATCATGTCCTTCCCATGGCGATGCAACTCGGTACCAAAAGGGTCTTCTCAGCTGTGATTTCTCCCTGAGGGATagggtggtggtggtaatggaTATGACGGATGAATTCTCAGCTTCCTCAGATGTGCGGAGCCCTGCCAAAGAGCCCATTTCTGTCTCCCTCTATCCAGAGGACCGTGGAGGTCTGCACAACTAGGGGATGGAGAGAGCTGGGAGAGCAGTAGGCAGGGCTCCAAACTGAACATGTCAAAGGCATTCAGATCCTACCAACCCATCATGGATCCCATCAGGAAGCCAGTTCACAAACCACTGGGGATGCCTCATAGATGTTACACCAGAGTAGATATTAAATGTTCTCaacaagcacacatacacacacatacacacaagtaaCTGCGTGAGGTGGTGAAGGTGTTAATAATCATCTcacaatatgtacatatatcaaatcatcactcTGTACACTTTAATTTGCAAAATGTTATGAgctaattatatctcaataaatctagAAAAAATTTGATAAAGGATaggtaaactttaaaaatgtggaGGTGAGGACATAATGCAGTCCATAGCAAGCCTCTATAAGTTCTATCTCTAGCCATGATCCCATAACATCAGTCTTTATTCCTCTTGCCTTAAtgtactttcttttttgatgtcttCTTGCCTTCCTTTATGTGACATCCCTTTTGTTTTGGCTTCAGAACATCATAAACCTGAaattaataatactttaaaaggCTGTTTCCATTGGAAaactaaaattacattaaaagtgAAACAACCAATGAAATGTAAAGAAGTGGAATCTAAACACaataccacacatacacacacatacacacacacgtacacacacacatacacacacacagaagcattTTACACATttccatgcatatacatgtatggtTTTTTGTTTGGCCTTAACATAATTCCATACAATCACTGCTCTAAGCTAATGTTAACTGGATAGTCACATTAGCTGGATTTGGCAACAGTGTCTAATTTCTTGGATGACACTAACACaatattctcatttaattctgaAATTATTGAGAAAATTCAACTCATCTTCTGGACTACCCTCAACTTTTTTCACAAGTGTTACtacttagttttattttctcacttgggattgacattttaaaatgtgttctttgaAACTAAAGCAACAAAAAAGCCCACCTAAATAATCTAAGATGCACTACTTTATATTTTGATGTTTGTCATTAATTTTTTCCATATATTATTCTTGAGAATATTATAATTTGCTAATATGAAGCTAGAATAAAGCAGGCATATAATTTTGACCTAAAGAGATATATTTGTCATTTAAGAACATTTGTGTAGACAAAAGTTACAGAGAAGTAGTAGGCCCATGGGATGGTTCTTTAAAACATGCTCTGAGATTTTAATCAAAACAGGATGTTTCTTCTCACTACAAGTTGACCATTTCCAATCCAGACATTTACAAAGAATAAATTCTGCCTTGAAGAGTATAATTCCCAGATTTTTTTAAGGTtggcaatatttcatttaatttcctaagagaagacaatggcaccccactccagtactcttgcctggagaatcccagggacaggggagcctggtgggctgcagtccatggggtcgctaagagtcggacacgactgagtgacttcactttcacttttcactttcatgcactggaaaaggaaatggcaacccactccagtgttcttgcttggagaatcccagcgacaggggagcctggtgggctgccgtctatggggtcacacagagtcggacacgactgaagcgacttagcagcagcagcagcctgatccatttttcttttacaacTAAAAACCTCAAAATCATCTATCCTGCATTAATTCAATATGATAGATAAGAACAGCTATAGGCATTCCAGTCTAACCTGCACAAGATATGAAAATCAAAGAATATTTTTCCCTTAGTTATATGAATAAAAGGTGCCCAAAGCTTATTCTCACTAACTTTTGATATGCATTCAATCCTGCCTATGTGAGTCAAGTGGATTCTAAACTATTAAAGAGGGGCAGTGTTGTTACAAGAGCTACTTCACTTGTCCCACCTCCCTTTTTCTTCTGCTAGTAAGTGCCTGTACCAAGGGCAGGGTAGCCACAAGAGTCCATGTCACCATGGAAAATAAATCCCGTTGCCTCAGAAGCTGGATATGTCTTTCAGCTTCAAGAAATACCCAACGCCAATCCATCTTTGTATCGTCACAATAAAATTTGTTAAGACATGGTGAGAGATTTGAATAATCCTCATCCCAGTCTCTTATCTTGCCAAAAACATATCCAAGTCTACCGACTTTCCTGAGTAGCATTTAGAGCCTATCTGAGCTAGTGCCATTATCCAAGCATGAGACATGGGGGAACTGAGCAGTTACACATCTATCATTGCTCAAGGTTTGTGTCAAAGTGCTCTTTCCCTCACCTTTTTATGAGGAAGATGATTACAATTTCATGATTTCTGTATTTCATAAAGCAAAATAATTCTGTCCACCCGAGAGACTACTTTTGCATTTACATCAAACCTGGGGGCCTGAGAGTTTGATATCTGAAatcatttcacaaaattttatgagcAGAGACCCACAGTAATGATTAAAACATTATATAGCAATAAAT contains these protein-coding regions:
- the LOC101109843 gene encoding TAF5-like RNA polymerase II p300/CBP-associated factor-associated factor 65 kDa subunit 5L translates to MKRVRTEQIQMAVSCYLKRRQYGDADGPLKQGLRLSQSTEEMAASLTVQSESGCTNIVSAAPCQAEPQQYEVQFGQLRNFLTDSDSQHSHEVMPLLYPLFVYLHLNLIQNSPKSTVESFYSRFHGMFLQNASQKDVIEQLQTTQTIQDILSNFRLRAFLDNKYVVRLQEDSYNYLLRYLQSDNNAALCRIFAWHIHLDVQPAKRTDYQLYASGGSSRGEGGGLEPADMPAPILQNEAALELLQESIKRVKDGPPSLTTIYFYAFYNTEQLLNTAEVSPDSKLLAAGFDNSCVKLWSLRSKKLKSEPHHVNVSRIHLACDFLEEEDDEDDNAGTEMKVLRGHCGPVYSTRFLADSSGLLSYSEDMSIRYWDLGSFTNTVLYQGHAYPVWDLDISPQSLYFASGSHDRTARLWSFDRTYPLRIYAGHLADVDCVKFHPNSNYLATGSTDKTVRLWSTQQGNSVRLFTGHRGPVLSLAFSPNGKYLASAGEDQRLKLWDLASGTLYKELRGHTDNITSLTFSPDSSLVASASMDNSVRVWDIRGAHCSTPADGSSSELVGVYTGQVSNVLGVQFMACNLLLVTGVTQENQEH